The following proteins are co-located in the Sandaracinaceae bacterium genome:
- a CDS encoding tetratricopeptide repeat protein, translating into MQDADDARDDDSEGLPQAAGGGEVSKDARDAARWEACEEGIETLREGDAAGAIKVLEAVAAADPGNPYAFHFLGAAHYEREAWDKALAGYLQALQLAPQYLGARVGAGQTLRMMGHADRAIRMGKQALALRRDDPDALFLLGLCYYQLGERKPAYGFLQRFLATGPEVEVRLEVEGLLNIIRGEVFPGDDDGEERDQDD; encoded by the coding sequence ATGCAGGACGCTGACGACGCACGCGACGACGACTCGGAGGGCCTGCCGCAGGCCGCTGGCGGAGGTGAGGTCTCGAAGGACGCCCGCGACGCCGCGCGCTGGGAGGCCTGCGAAGAGGGCATCGAGACGCTGCGCGAGGGCGACGCTGCGGGCGCCATCAAGGTGCTCGAGGCCGTGGCCGCCGCCGACCCGGGCAACCCCTACGCGTTCCACTTCCTGGGCGCCGCGCACTACGAGCGCGAGGCCTGGGACAAGGCGTTGGCGGGGTACCTGCAGGCGCTGCAGTTGGCGCCGCAGTACCTGGGAGCCCGCGTGGGCGCCGGCCAGACCCTGCGCATGATGGGCCACGCCGACCGCGCCATCCGCATGGGCAAGCAGGCGCTCGCGCTGCGTCGCGACGACCCGGACGCCCTCTTCCTGTTGGGCCTCTGCTACTACCAGCTGGGCGAGCGAAAGCCGGCCTACGGCTTCTTGCAGCGCTTCCTGGCCACCGGCCCCGAGGTGGAGGTGCGCCTCGAGGTGGAGGGCCTGCTCAACATCATCCGCGGCGAGGTCTTCCCGGGCGACGACGACGGCGAGGAGCGCGACCAGGACGACTGA